One stretch of Phaeodactylum tricornutum CCAP 1055/1 chromosome 9, whole genome shotgun sequence DNA includes these proteins:
- a CDS encoding predicted protein, with protein sequence MALPKLLFFVYVTLLSYLIEAAASSGLATHDAVRLSRGKIARFRQRCARRKVHRRLERARSRTATASGSVITTKEPTSERISNWFWARKGTAYFNHDSVGMTNPSLHVDLLVDHGESTSTLPVSISYPPRCISEDPSSISTTISPTQKEWWPPTACPEQDLAESTWRVLRFRRDVGRGFACYQRVRDAALNWEFTSSQGDKGMRVIEPRALQKSHPKFEGRGYAAMAYEDAYAPLHSNRVVQISEEPGKGLVSFTTAGLRRLPFLPKLYVINPVSVVYDLIDQRGPGTTYSATAYATATGHWLRGEERVTVLHRDDGVVQVEILSVSKPSSTLTGRFVWPAIGKMQRTFFQQQMEALERAGI encoded by the coding sequence ATGGCGCTACCAAAGCTATTGTTTTTCGTCTATGTGACGCTATTGTCGTACCTGATTGAAGCAGCTGCGTCCTCCGGCTTGGCGACTCACGATGCCGTCAGATTGTCTCGTGGTAAAATTGCACGATTTCGGCAGAGATGCGCCCGTCGAAAAGTCCATCGACGACTCGAACGAGCCCGCTCTAGAACAGCTACCGCATCCGGGAGCGTGATAACCACAAAAGAGCCGACGTCGGAACGCATAAGCAACTGGTTCTGGGCAAGAAAGGGTACGGCATATTTCAACCATGATTCGGTGGGAATGACAAACCCTTCCCTGCATGTTGATCTCTTAGTGGATCACGGAGAATCGACATCGACTTTGCCTGTTTCGATTTCGTACCCTCCAAGGTGCATCTCAGAAGATCCCTCTTCCATATCTACCACAATATCTCCAACACAGAAAGAATGGTGGCCGCCTACCGCCTGCCCCGAACAAGATTTGGCAGAATCGACTTGGAGAGTACTTCGCTTTCGCCGAGACGTCGGAAGAGGTTTTGCTTGTTATCAGCGCGTGAGAGATGCTGCACTAAATTGGGAATTTACTTCTTCGCAAGGTGACAAAGGGATGCGGGTTATAGAACCTCGAGCCTTGCAAAAAAGCCATCCAAAATTCGAAGGACGTGGGTATGCAGCCATGGCGTACGAAGATGCTTATGCCCCACTACACTCTAACCGCGTTGTACAAATTAGCGAAGAGCCGGGAAAGGGACTCGTTAGTTTCACAACAGCCGGTCTCCGGCGGCTCCCCTTTTTGCCCAAGTTATACGTGATCAACCCCGTTTCGGTTGTGTACGATCTTATTGATCAACGTGGACCGGGCACTACCTACTCAGCGACGGCCTATGCCACCGCTACTGGACACTGGTTGAGGGGAGAAGAACGCGTGACAGTTTTGCATCGAGATGACGGCGTCGTACAAGTTGAAATCTTGTCCGTGTCCAAACCATCCTCTACCCTTACAGGTCGCTTTGTGTGGCCAGCAATTGGCAAGATGCAACGGACCTTTTTTCAGCAACAAATGGAGGCACTGGAACGGGCGGGGATATAG
- a CDS encoding predicted protein, translating into MSAHRRRSRTWSQNRGNGSMPDAFGSIQEEGISATPYSAQIGTVRQGPLCIGLALLFVIPMLQEAHNDVRAGGAWVPVRDSSENVVQGFDPKQQQQSPHSIPDPVKEMEEANLERCLLQSIKSDTDGTVSKERLIVEAPNRVLVAVTEKETSDWILLQHAGILIPPRTKQPSLTPVEGQILHSSTHPFDLAKKMSREQLGLVSPHTSQLYASREQIQFDVEGILDGTLPSKLQDDTHWKYLGRYRNDADYGGGFTFVYFLKNAVTVKSNSVNTSRLLPDPWSRIPNQISLSTAQVRNALTAGEFGTLASALAISLALQHV; encoded by the exons ATGAGTGCGCATCGTAGGAGAAGTCGCACTTGGTCGCAAAACCGCGGAAATGGTAGTATGCCCGATGCGTTCGGGTCCATACAGGAAGAAGGAATCAGCGCCACTCCATACTCTGCGCAAATAGGAACAGTACGGCAAGGGCCACTTTGTATCGGtcttgcgttgcttttcGTTATCCCGATGT TACAAGAGGCTCATAACGACGTCAGAGCTGGAGGGGCATGGGTACCAGTACGAGACTCCTCGGAAAATGTCGTGCAGGGTTTTGATCccaagcaacagcagcaatcacCCCACTCAATACCAGACCCCGTAAAAGAGATGGAAGAGGCCAACTTAGAACGATGCTTACTTCAAAGTATTAAATCGGATACGGACGGAACGGTCTCGAAAGAGCGGCTTATAGTCGAGGCACCGAACCGAGTGCTCGTAGCCGTaacggaaaaggaaacatcGGATTGGATATTGCTACAACACGCAGGGATCTTGATTCCTCCCAGGACCAAGCAACCATCACTAACACCTGTTGAAGGACAAATCCTGCACTCGTCCACACATCCTTTTGACTTGGCGAAGAAGATGAGCCGCGAACAGCTCGGGCTCGTCTCGCCACATACATCGCAACTTTACGCCTCTCGAGAGCAAATACAGTTCGATGTGGAAGGAATCTTAGACGGTACTCTACCTTCCAAGTTACAAGACGATACGCATTGGAAATATCTGGGTCGGTATCGGAACGATGCAGATTACGGTGGCGGCTTTACCTTTGTCTATTTCTTGAAAAATgctgtcacagtcaagagtAATTCCGTAAATACTAGCCGGCTACTCCCGGATCCTTGGAGCCGAATCCCAAATCAGATCTCCCTGTCGACAGCACAAGTCCGTAACGCGCTCACAGCGGGAGAGTTTGGGACGCTAGCAAGTGCGCTTGCGATCAGTCTCGCCTTGCAGCACGTCTAG